A single Catharus ustulatus isolate bCatUst1 chromosome 7, bCatUst1.pri.v2, whole genome shotgun sequence DNA region contains:
- the BOLL gene encoding protein boule-like has translation MQTESLPSCPNTVSPVRLNNLIGSPRFGTVTPNRVFVGGIDFKTNENDLKKFFAQYGSVTEVKIINDRAGVSKGYGFVTFETQEEAQKILQDAKKLNYKDKKLNIGPAIRKQVRSPNARSAVTPQAGTMYATTAVSPEAGTMYLTTSSGYPYVYHNGVAYFHTSEVSPVQQPWPSRSVSSSPVMVAPPVYQSPTYHYQAPTQCLSSQWQWSVPQSPTSSPPLLYLQPSEVFYQPIGINQEAGCISPPLLMEAAVPELYSDHGVQTLHHQPYVQSHIAMPAASFLCG, from the exons ATGCAAACAGAATCTTTACCTTCATGTCCCAACACTGTGTCACCGGTGAGATTAAATAATCTGATCGGTTCTCCAAGGTTTGGAACAGTTACTCCAAATCGTGTCTTTGTTGGAGGAATTGATTTTAAG ACTAATGAAAATGATCTGAAGAAGTTTTTTGCTCAGTATGGCAGTGTGACAGAAGTGAAGATAATAAATGACAGAGCTGGAGTATCAAAGGG GTATGGCTTTGTTACATTTGAAACCCAAGAAGAGGCACAGAAGATTTTACAAGAT GCTAAAAAACTCAACTATAAGGATAAGAAATTGAATATTGGACCAGCAATAAGAAAACAAGTGCGGAGTCCTAATGCTc GTTCTGCTGTAACACCACAAGCTGGTACAATGTATGCAACTACTGCTGTATCACCAGAAGCTGGTACAATGTACTTGACCACTTCCAGTGGATATCCATATGTTTACCATAATGGAGTGGCTTATTTTCATACATCTGAAGTCTCTCCTGTTCAGCAACCGTGGCCA tctCGCTCTGTTTCCAGTTCACCTGTGATGGTTGCTCCACCTGTTTATCAGTCTCCTACGTACCATTATCAG GCACCAACACAGTGTCTTTCAAGTCAGTGGCAGTGGTCTGTTCCACAG tctCCTACCTCTTCACCTCCACTCCTGTATCTGCAACCATCTGAAGTCTTTTATCAGCCAATAGGAATTAACCAGGAAGCTGGATGTATATCTCCACCTCTCTTAATGGAAGCTGCAGTTcctgag CTGTATTCTGATCATGGAGTTCAGACTCTACATCACCAGCCCTATGTCCAGAGTCACATAGCCATGCCTGCAGCT TCCTTCCTGTGTGGCTGA